A single region of the Cynocephalus volans isolate mCynVol1 chromosome 12, mCynVol1.pri, whole genome shotgun sequence genome encodes:
- the LOC134361244 gene encoding keratin, type II cytoskeletal 2 epidermal-like isoform X1 — MSCQISCKSRGRGGGGGRGFRSFSSGSAVVSGGSRRSASSFSCLSRHGGGGGGFGGGGFGSRSLVGLGGTKSISISVAGGGGSLSSSGGFGGRGGGFGGGSGFGGIGFGGGSGFGGGSGFGGGGFGGSGFGGGRFGGGGGFGGFGGPGGFGPGGYPSGGIHEVSINQSLLQPLNVKVDPEIQNVKSQEREQIKTLNNKFASFIDKVRFLEQQNQVLQTKWDLLQQLNVGTRTTNLDPIFQAYIGNLKKYVDGLSAERTSQDSELNNMQDLVEDYKKRYEDEINKRTAAENDFVTLKKDVDNAYMIKVELQARMDVQNQELEFLRVLFDAELSQVQQTVTDTNVILSMDNNRNLDLDSIIADVQAQYEEIAQKSKAEADALYQSKYEELQVTAGKHGDSLRELKMEISELNRVIQRLQGEIGHVKKQCKSVQDAIADAEQRGEHAIKDAKNKLVDLEDALNQARENLARLLRDYQELMNVKLALDVEIATYRKLLEGEEYRMSEDLSSGVTVSVTSSTISSNVASKAGFGSHGSGGRGFGSGGGGGYSSGSGSYSSGGRASGSGGGGGGGYGSGGGSRGGSGSGGGYGSSGGSGGRHGSGRGSRGSSGSGGGYGSGGGSRGGSSSGGGYGSGSGSGGGFSSGGGSKRGSGSGGRVSISERGGSGSGEGYGSGVTFSHI; from the exons ATGAGTTGTCAGATCTCCTGCAAATCtcgaggaagaggaggaggaggtggcagaggatTCCGGAGCTTCAGCAGTGGCTCAGCCGTGGTCTCTGGTGGAAGCCGGAGATCAGCCTCCAGTTTCTCCTGCTTGAGCCGCCATGGTGGTGGCGGAGGGGGCTTCGGTGGAGGCGGCTTTGGCAGTCGAAGTCTTGTTGGCCTTGGAGGGACCAAGAGCATCTCCATTAGTGTGGCTGGAGGAGGTGGAAGCCTTAGCTCCAGTGGTGGATTTGGTGGCAGAGGAGGTGGTTTTGGAGGCGGCAGTGGCTTTGGTGGCATTGGTTTTGGAGGTGGCAGCGGCTTTGGAGGAGGCAGTGGCTTCGGAGGCGGTGGTTTCGGTGGAAGCGGCTTTGGTGGAGGCCGCTTTGGAGGTGGTGGTGGCTTTGGAGGTTTTGGGGGTCCTGGTGGCTTTGGGCCTGGAGGATACCCTAGTGGAGGCATCCATGAGGTCTCTATCAATCAGAGCCTCCTGCAGCCTCTCAACGTGAAAGTTGACCCAGAGATCCAGAATGTGAAGTCTCAGGAGAGGGAGCAGATCAAAACTCTCAACAACAAATTTGCTTCCTTCATTGACAAG GTGCGGTTTCTGGAGCAGCAGAACCAAGTGCTGCAGACCAAATGGGACCTATTGCAGCAACTCAATGTTGGCACCCGCACCACCAACTTGGACCCCATCTTCCAGGCGTACATAGGTAACCTCAAGAAATACGTGGATGGACTCTCTGCAGAAAGGACATCACAGGATTCAGAGCTTAACAACATGCAGGATCTTGTGGAGGATTATAAGAAGAG GTATGAGGATGAAATCAATAAGCGCACAGCTGCTGAAAATGATTTTGTGACACTTAAAAAG GATGTGGACAATGCCTACATGATCAAGGTGGAACTGCAGGCCAGGATGGATGTGCAGAACCAGGAGCTTGAGTTCCTAAGAGTCCTCTTTGACGCA GAACTGTCCCAGGTGCAACAGACTGTCACTGACACTAACGTCATCCTGTCCATGGACAACAACCGCAACCTCGACCTGGACAGCATCATTGCTGACGTTCAGGCCCAGTACGAGGAGATTGCCCAGAAGAGCAAGGCCGAGGCTGATGCGCTGTACCAAAGCAAG TACGAGGAGCTCCAGGTTACTGCTGGGAAACACGGAGACAGCCTGAGAGAGCTCAAGATGGAGATCAGTGAGCTGAACCGCGTGATCCAGAGGCTGCAAGGGGAGATTGGCCACGTGAAGAAGCAG TGTAAGAGTGTGCAAGACGCCATTGCTGACGCTGAGCAGAGGGGAGAGCATGCCATTAAGGATGCCAAGAACAAGCTCGTAGACCTGGAGGATGCTCTGAATCAGGCCCGGGAGAACCTGGCCCGGCTGCTGCGTGACTACCAGGAGCTGATGAACGTCAAGCTGGCCCTGGACGTGGAGATCGCCACCTACAGAAAGCTGCTGGAGGGCGAGGAGTACAG GATGTCTGAAGACCTCAGCAGCGGTGTGACTGTGT CTGTGACAAGCAGTACCATTTCTTCAAATGTGGCATCCAAGGCTGGCTTTGGCAGCCATGGTTCTGGAGGTAGAGGGTTCGGTtccggaggaggaggaggatacAGCTCTGGAAGTGGCAGTTACAGCTCTGGAGGCAGAGCATCTGGCTccggaggtggtggtggaggaggctATGGCTCTGGCGGTGGCTCCAGAGGAGGCTCTGGCTCTGGAGGTGGTTACGGCTCCAGCGGTGGTTCTGGAGGAAGACACGGCTCTGGACGTGGCTCTAGAGGAAGCTCTGGTTCTGGAGGAGGATATGGCTCTGGTGGTGGCTCTAGAGGAGGCTCCAGCTCTGGTGGAGGATATGGCTCTGGAAGTGGCTCTGGAGGAGGATTCAGCTCTGGAGGTGGCTCCAAAAGAGGCTCTGGCTCTGGAGGGCGAGTTTCTATCTCTGAAaggggtggttctggctcaggtgAAGGTTATGGTTCTGGCGTGACCTTCTCTCATATATAA
- the LOC134361244 gene encoding keratin, type II cytoskeletal 2 epidermal-like isoform X2, translated as MSCQISCKSRGRGGGGGRGFRSFSSGSAVVSGGSRRSASSFSCLSRHGGGGGGFGGGGFGSRSLVGLGGTKSISISVAGGGGSLSSSGGFGGRGGGFGGGSGFGGIGFGGGSGFGGGSGFGGGGFGGSGFGGGRFGGGGGFGGFGGPGGFGPGGYPSGGIHEVSINQSLLQPLNVKVDPEIQNVKSQEREQIKTLNNKFASFIDKVRFLEQQNQVLQTKWDLLQQLNVGTRTTNLDPIFQAYIGNLKKYVDGLSAERTSQDSELNNMQDLVEDYKKRYEDEINKRTAAENDFVTLKKDVDNAYMIKVELQARMDVQNQELEFLRVLFDAELSQVQQTVTDTNVILSMDNNRNLDLDSIIADVQAQYEEIAQKSKAEADALYQSKYEELQVTAGKHGDSLRELKMEISELNRVIQRLQGEIGHVKKQCKSVQDAIADAEQRGEHAIKDAKNKLVDLEDALNQARENLARLLRDYQELMNVKLALDVEIATYRKLLEGEEYRMSEDLSSGVTVTISSNVASKAGFGSHGSGGRGFGSGGGGGYSSGSGSYSSGGRASGSGGGGGGGYGSGGGSRGGSGSGGGYGSSGGSGGRHGSGRGSRGSSGSGGGYGSGGGSRGGSSSGGGYGSGSGSGGGFSSGGGSKRGSGSGGRVSISERGGSGSGEGYGSGVTFSHI; from the exons ATGAGTTGTCAGATCTCCTGCAAATCtcgaggaagaggaggaggaggtggcagaggatTCCGGAGCTTCAGCAGTGGCTCAGCCGTGGTCTCTGGTGGAAGCCGGAGATCAGCCTCCAGTTTCTCCTGCTTGAGCCGCCATGGTGGTGGCGGAGGGGGCTTCGGTGGAGGCGGCTTTGGCAGTCGAAGTCTTGTTGGCCTTGGAGGGACCAAGAGCATCTCCATTAGTGTGGCTGGAGGAGGTGGAAGCCTTAGCTCCAGTGGTGGATTTGGTGGCAGAGGAGGTGGTTTTGGAGGCGGCAGTGGCTTTGGTGGCATTGGTTTTGGAGGTGGCAGCGGCTTTGGAGGAGGCAGTGGCTTCGGAGGCGGTGGTTTCGGTGGAAGCGGCTTTGGTGGAGGCCGCTTTGGAGGTGGTGGTGGCTTTGGAGGTTTTGGGGGTCCTGGTGGCTTTGGGCCTGGAGGATACCCTAGTGGAGGCATCCATGAGGTCTCTATCAATCAGAGCCTCCTGCAGCCTCTCAACGTGAAAGTTGACCCAGAGATCCAGAATGTGAAGTCTCAGGAGAGGGAGCAGATCAAAACTCTCAACAACAAATTTGCTTCCTTCATTGACAAG GTGCGGTTTCTGGAGCAGCAGAACCAAGTGCTGCAGACCAAATGGGACCTATTGCAGCAACTCAATGTTGGCACCCGCACCACCAACTTGGACCCCATCTTCCAGGCGTACATAGGTAACCTCAAGAAATACGTGGATGGACTCTCTGCAGAAAGGACATCACAGGATTCAGAGCTTAACAACATGCAGGATCTTGTGGAGGATTATAAGAAGAG GTATGAGGATGAAATCAATAAGCGCACAGCTGCTGAAAATGATTTTGTGACACTTAAAAAG GATGTGGACAATGCCTACATGATCAAGGTGGAACTGCAGGCCAGGATGGATGTGCAGAACCAGGAGCTTGAGTTCCTAAGAGTCCTCTTTGACGCA GAACTGTCCCAGGTGCAACAGACTGTCACTGACACTAACGTCATCCTGTCCATGGACAACAACCGCAACCTCGACCTGGACAGCATCATTGCTGACGTTCAGGCCCAGTACGAGGAGATTGCCCAGAAGAGCAAGGCCGAGGCTGATGCGCTGTACCAAAGCAAG TACGAGGAGCTCCAGGTTACTGCTGGGAAACACGGAGACAGCCTGAGAGAGCTCAAGATGGAGATCAGTGAGCTGAACCGCGTGATCCAGAGGCTGCAAGGGGAGATTGGCCACGTGAAGAAGCAG TGTAAGAGTGTGCAAGACGCCATTGCTGACGCTGAGCAGAGGGGAGAGCATGCCATTAAGGATGCCAAGAACAAGCTCGTAGACCTGGAGGATGCTCTGAATCAGGCCCGGGAGAACCTGGCCCGGCTGCTGCGTGACTACCAGGAGCTGATGAACGTCAAGCTGGCCCTGGACGTGGAGATCGCCACCTACAGAAAGCTGCTGGAGGGCGAGGAGTACAG GATGTCTGAAGACCTCAGCAGCGGTGTGACTGT TACCATTTCTTCAAATGTGGCATCCAAGGCTGGCTTTGGCAGCCATGGTTCTGGAGGTAGAGGGTTCGGTtccggaggaggaggaggatacAGCTCTGGAAGTGGCAGTTACAGCTCTGGAGGCAGAGCATCTGGCTccggaggtggtggtggaggaggctATGGCTCTGGCGGTGGCTCCAGAGGAGGCTCTGGCTCTGGAGGTGGTTACGGCTCCAGCGGTGGTTCTGGAGGAAGACACGGCTCTGGACGTGGCTCTAGAGGAAGCTCTGGTTCTGGAGGAGGATATGGCTCTGGTGGTGGCTCTAGAGGAGGCTCCAGCTCTGGTGGAGGATATGGCTCTGGAAGTGGCTCTGGAGGAGGATTCAGCTCTGGAGGTGGCTCCAAAAGAGGCTCTGGCTCTGGAGGGCGAGTTTCTATCTCTGAAaggggtggttctggctcaggtgAAGGTTATGGTTCTGGCGTGACCTTCTCTCATATATAA